From Halomicrobium salinisoli, the proteins below share one genomic window:
- a CDS encoding cysteine hydrolase family protein produces the protein MELDPDRTAVVVVDVQNGFCHPDGSLYAPGSEAAIEPCAALVDRAREAGASVVFTRDVHPSEQFEDAHYYDEFERWGEHVLEGSREAELVDELEPREEDLVVVKHTYDAFHETQLEGWLDAHGIDDLVFCGTLANVCVLHTAGSAGLRDYRPVLVEDAIGAIEDDHREYALDHAEWLFGEVATLDDVRFA, from the coding sequence ATGGAACTCGATCCCGACAGGACCGCCGTGGTGGTGGTGGACGTGCAGAACGGCTTCTGTCACCCCGACGGGAGCCTCTACGCGCCCGGCAGCGAGGCGGCAATCGAGCCCTGCGCCGCGCTCGTCGACCGCGCCCGCGAGGCCGGGGCCAGCGTCGTCTTCACCCGCGACGTCCACCCGTCCGAGCAGTTCGAGGACGCCCACTACTACGACGAGTTCGAGCGCTGGGGCGAGCACGTCCTCGAGGGCTCCCGGGAGGCCGAACTCGTCGACGAACTGGAGCCCCGCGAGGAGGACCTGGTCGTCGTCAAGCACACCTACGACGCCTTCCACGAGACCCAGCTAGAGGGGTGGCTGGACGCCCACGGGATCGACGACCTCGTCTTCTGCGGCACGCTCGCGAACGTCTGCGTCCTCCACACCGCCGGCAGCGCCGGCCTCCGGGACTACCGACCCGTCCTCGTCGAGGACGCCATCGGCGCCATCGAGGACGACCACCGCGAGTACGCCCTGGACCACGCCGAGTGGCTGTTCGGCGAGGTGGCGACGCTCGACGACGTGCGCTTCGCGTAG
- a CDS encoding Hvo_1808 family surface protein translates to MYRAALCAVLLVLAGCQAPGVGEGPTATETGVEAGTSESDAGTPADPESDVLGWEEGYWHNESLSITTADGLNESEREKAVARSMARVERVRGLEFRESVSVEVITRAEYRNESGRNHTETFRRFDNAKFEAMFLVGEDEDSIATQERSLGQSVLGYYDPAEEAIVIVSDSETPRLDGEGTLAHELVHALQDQHYDLSDDDAATRDAYQGRNGLIEGDASFTQRRYTERCGAAWECLPAASDGGGGGDSHFGLNFLMYFPYGDGGQFVAALHDEGGWERVNDAYDEHPDGSTEVIYPDRYSEWEPESVTIDDGAGGDWERVRPADRPDHAVLGQSAIAAGLAYTVADEYNDSGVVGPRQIINYRGDGSVDRSDPYNYDLPAADGWAGGRLHVYERGDESAYVWKTVWTNESEAAEFAAEWGDVVEHWGGERVDDGVWVIEDGPHEDAVEIRRDGDAVTVVNAPTRSDLEGVHA, encoded by the coding sequence ATGTACCGCGCCGCCCTGTGCGCTGTTCTGCTGGTCCTCGCGGGCTGTCAGGCCCCCGGCGTCGGCGAGGGACCGACGGCGACGGAGACGGGGGTCGAAGCGGGCACCTCCGAGAGTGACGCGGGGACGCCCGCCGACCCCGAGAGCGACGTGCTGGGATGGGAGGAGGGCTACTGGCACAACGAGAGCCTCTCGATCACCACCGCGGACGGCCTCAACGAGAGCGAGCGCGAGAAAGCGGTCGCCCGTTCGATGGCCCGCGTCGAGCGCGTCCGCGGCCTGGAGTTCCGGGAGTCGGTGTCCGTCGAGGTGATCACCCGCGCCGAGTACCGCAACGAGTCGGGCCGGAACCACACGGAGACGTTCCGGCGCTTCGACAACGCGAAGTTCGAGGCCATGTTCCTGGTCGGCGAGGACGAGGACTCGATCGCCACCCAGGAGCGGTCGCTGGGCCAGAGCGTGCTGGGCTACTACGATCCCGCCGAGGAGGCCATCGTGATCGTCTCCGACAGCGAGACGCCGCGGCTGGACGGCGAGGGGACGCTGGCCCACGAGCTGGTCCACGCCCTCCAGGACCAGCACTACGACCTCTCGGACGACGACGCCGCGACCCGCGACGCCTACCAGGGACGCAACGGGCTGATCGAGGGGGACGCCTCGTTCACCCAGCGGCGCTACACCGAGCGCTGCGGCGCGGCCTGGGAGTGCCTCCCGGCCGCGTCGGACGGCGGTGGTGGCGGCGACAGCCACTTCGGACTCAACTTCCTCATGTACTTCCCCTACGGCGACGGCGGGCAGTTCGTCGCCGCGCTGCACGACGAGGGCGGCTGGGAGCGGGTGAACGACGCCTACGACGAGCACCCGGACGGCTCGACCGAGGTGATCTACCCGGACCGCTACTCCGAGTGGGAGCCCGAGTCCGTGACGATCGATGACGGCGCGGGCGGCGACTGGGAACGCGTCCGGCCGGCCGACCGACCCGACCACGCGGTGCTGGGTCAGTCGGCCATCGCGGCCGGGCTGGCGTACACGGTGGCCGACGAGTACAACGACAGCGGCGTCGTCGGGCCCCGGCAGATCATCAACTACCGCGGCGACGGCTCCGTGGACCGGTCGGACCCGTACAACTACGACCTGCCCGCGGCGGACGGCTGGGCCGGCGGCCGGCTGCACGTCTACGAGCGCGGCGACGAGTCGGCCTACGTCTGGAAGACGGTCTGGACAAACGAGTCCGAGGCCGCCGAGTTCGCCGCCGAGTGGGGCGACGTGGTGGAGCACTGGGGCGGCGAGCGGGTCGACGACGGCGTGTGGGTAATCGAGGACGGTCCGCACGAGGACGCCGTCGAGATACGGCGGGACGGCGACGCGGTGACGGTGGTCAACGCGCCGACCCGGAGCGACCTGGAGGGCGTCCATGCGTAA
- a CDS encoding DUF5806 family protein has product MTDGASPETDGTDEEPADAGGDVSADADVNGDGLSDGEGAAAEDGASASDVPPDVQKYDRFKKIEGGTYDRANEFLRERTYVTAREWAIARLCADFRTETGVEMTKIGENLPELVPFMTDTYTPQAVNQARAAFEEKVRKAGATFLYGAMCDFFTAEELDDVMYESTEVAKFLLEVEGVELSVEEELDAEDRISEVMREVREHSAELRHDECPHCGHDLDEEA; this is encoded by the coding sequence ATGACAGACGGCGCGTCGCCGGAGACGGACGGGACGGACGAGGAGCCAGCCGACGCGGGCGGTGACGTGAGCGCCGACGCGGACGTCAACGGCGACGGACTCTCCGACGGCGAGGGCGCCGCTGCCGAGGACGGGGCGTCCGCGAGCGACGTTCCGCCGGACGTCCAGAAGTACGACCGCTTCAAGAAGATCGAGGGCGGGACCTACGACCGCGCCAACGAGTTCCTCCGCGAGCGGACGTACGTCACCGCCCGCGAGTGGGCCATCGCGCGCCTGTGTGCGGACTTCCGGACGGAGACCGGCGTCGAGATGACCAAGATCGGCGAGAACCTGCCCGAGCTGGTCCCGTTCATGACCGACACCTACACGCCCCAGGCGGTCAACCAGGCACGGGCCGCCTTCGAGGAGAAGGTCCGCAAGGCCGGCGCGACCTTCCTCTACGGCGCGATGTGCGACTTCTTCACCGCCGAGGAACTGGACGACGTGATGTACGAGTCCACCGAGGTCGCCAAGTTCCTGCTCGAGGTCGAGGGCGTCGAGCTCAGCGTCGAGGAGGAGCTGGACGCCGAGGACCGCATCTCCGAGGTCATGCGGGAGGTGCGCGAGCACTCCGCGGAGCTGCGCCACGACGAGTGTCCCCACTGTGGGCACGACCTGGACGAGGAGGCGTAG
- a CDS encoding dihydroorotase: protein MLFRNATLADGRERDVRVDGETIAAVGEDLQADGDERVIDAAGKRLLPGMIDVHVHFRQPGFPHKETWATGSRSAAAGGVTAVVDQPNTDPPTTDPAAFDEKVDLASESLVDFGINGGVTADWDPEMLDRPLFALGEVFLADSTGDMGIEADLFESALAAATERDVTVTVHAEDADEFSQEARDRDDADAWSAYRTAGAEAVAVERACEVAADLGATIHVAHTSTPEGVDRAADAGMTCEVTPHHLLLSREDLNDLGTFGRMNPPLRSEERRAAVYERVADGTVDVIATDHAPHTREEKDASIWDAPSGVPGVETALPLLLAEAADDDSPLTFERVRDLTAANPADVFDLPAKGRIEEGRDADIVLVDPDDRREIRGADLHSKVDWTPFEGFEGVFPELTLVRGGVAYRSDPDGGEQFGDARGRNVRAE from the coding sequence ATGCTCTTCCGGAACGCGACCCTCGCGGACGGGCGCGAGCGCGACGTCCGCGTGGACGGCGAGACGATCGCCGCCGTCGGCGAGGACCTCCAGGCCGACGGCGACGAACGCGTGATCGACGCCGCGGGCAAGCGCCTCCTCCCGGGGATGATCGACGTGCACGTCCACTTCCGCCAGCCCGGCTTCCCGCACAAGGAGACCTGGGCGACCGGGTCCCGGTCTGCCGCCGCCGGCGGGGTCACCGCGGTCGTCGACCAGCCCAACACCGACCCGCCGACGACCGATCCGGCGGCCTTCGACGAGAAGGTCGACCTCGCGAGTGAGTCGCTGGTGGACTTCGGGATCAACGGCGGCGTCACGGCCGACTGGGACCCCGAGATGCTGGACCGCCCGCTCTTCGCGCTCGGCGAGGTGTTCCTCGCCGATTCGACCGGCGACATGGGCATCGAGGCCGACCTCTTCGAGTCCGCGCTGGCGGCGGCGACCGAGCGCGACGTGACCGTCACCGTCCACGCGGAGGACGCCGACGAGTTCAGCCAGGAGGCCCGCGACCGCGACGACGCCGACGCCTGGAGCGCCTACCGCACCGCCGGGGCCGAGGCGGTCGCCGTGGAACGCGCCTGCGAGGTCGCCGCCGACCTCGGCGCGACCATCCACGTCGCCCACACTTCGACGCCGGAGGGAGTCGACCGCGCCGCCGACGCCGGGATGACCTGCGAGGTCACCCCGCACCACCTCCTGCTCTCGCGCGAGGACCTGAACGATCTGGGCACGTTCGGCCGGATGAACCCGCCGCTCCGCAGCGAGGAGCGCCGGGCCGCCGTCTACGAGCGGGTCGCCGACGGGACGGTCGACGTGATCGCTACCGATCACGCGCCCCACACGCGCGAGGAGAAGGACGCCTCCATCTGGGACGCGCCCTCCGGCGTCCCCGGCGTCGAGACGGCGCTCCCGCTGTTGCTCGCCGAGGCGGCCGACGACGACAGCCCGCTCACGTTCGAGCGGGTGCGCGACCTCACCGCCGCGAACCCCGCCGACGTCTTCGACCTGCCGGCGAAGGGCCGGATCGAGGAAGGCCGGGACGCCGACATCGTGCTCGTCGACCCCGACGACCGCCGGGAGATCCGCGGCGCCGACCTGCACTCGAAGGTCGACTGGACGCCCTTCGAGGGGTTCGAGGGAGTCTTCCCCGAACTCACGCTGGTCCGCGGAGGCGTCGCCTACCGGAGCGACCCCGACGGCGGGGAGCAGTTCGGCGACGCCCGTGGCCGGAACGTCCGGGCGGAGTGA
- a CDS encoding DUF7529 family protein: MSDDSGSGPFETDGWERMMADVHAMAQDYRADGRLVVACHPDDVTVIVGGGDDESRRAGLDVLVPDDEYEAVRDVLDGRSIDRVDVYRAPGDERIYLLFAAECADGCAVLLPAYYDLADRNHLERAAAERGLAAYVRRLAANEAVEIDLADPSLLFPD, from the coding sequence ATGAGCGACGACTCCGGGTCCGGGCCCTTCGAGACCGACGGCTGGGAGCGGATGATGGCGGACGTGCACGCGATGGCCCAGGACTACCGGGCCGACGGTCGTCTGGTCGTCGCCTGCCACCCCGACGACGTGACCGTGATCGTCGGGGGAGGTGACGACGAGTCGCGACGGGCCGGGCTGGACGTGCTGGTGCCGGACGACGAGTACGAGGCGGTCCGAGACGTCCTCGACGGCCGCTCTATCGACCGGGTCGACGTCTACCGCGCGCCGGGCGACGAGCGGATCTACCTCCTGTTCGCCGCGGAGTGCGCCGACGGCTGCGCGGTGTTGCTGCCCGCCTACTACGACCTCGCCGACCGCAACCACCTCGAACGCGCGGCCGCGGAGCGCGGCCTCGCGGCGTACGTTCGCCGGCTGGCCGCGAACGAGGCCGTCGAGATCGACCTCGCCGACCCATCGCTGCTCTTTCCGGACTGA
- a CDS encoding GNAT family N-acetyltransferase, whose amino-acid sequence MIREYPDESAGPFPDPPRTFTDREDRAIRVEVADEDDREALVDMYVDFAPEDRAQGIPPSRESAIRRWLDDILAEECLNVIAWHGDDAVGHATLVPDEHDAYELAIFVLAEYQGASIGTELVETLLGHGAAEGIEHVWLTVERWNDPAIALYKKVGFETTDSERFELEMAISLD is encoded by the coding sequence ATGATACGCGAGTATCCCGACGAGTCGGCCGGTCCGTTCCCCGACCCGCCGCGGACGTTCACCGACCGCGAGGACCGGGCGATCCGCGTCGAGGTGGCCGACGAGGACGACCGCGAGGCGCTGGTCGACATGTACGTCGACTTCGCCCCCGAGGACCGCGCCCAGGGGATCCCCCCGAGCCGCGAGTCCGCGATCCGGCGCTGGCTGGACGACATCCTCGCCGAGGAGTGCCTGAACGTGATCGCCTGGCACGGCGACGACGCCGTCGGCCACGCCACGCTCGTCCCGGACGAGCACGACGCCTACGAACTGGCCATCTTCGTCCTCGCGGAGTACCAGGGCGCCTCCATCGGCACGGAGCTGGTCGAGACGCTGCTGGGCCACGGCGCGGCCGAGGGCATCGAGCACGTCTGGCTCACCGTCGAGCGCTGGAACGACCCCGCCATCGCCCTCTACAAGAAGGTGGGCTTCGAGACGACCGACAGCGAGCGCTTCGAGCTGGAGATGGCGATCAGTCTAGACTGA
- a CDS encoding M23 family metallopeptidase, whose translation MAVTLSADVLARYRRFSLYNSPFAAHDEGRAIDLYHEPDEPAPSPVSGEVLDVRRVRAPPKPYAVEHDYLVLVDAGEWTARLMHVDPDVEVGDRVAVGDPLGPSIRAGFFAPWVPDHLHLEFRDPDADPYRASGSVPLAVDADVEALDWDGTGTVVGAGETWARLDAPAHPAPGERFVGLASGAGRGVVDGGLPHYDGGGLVGAQSGPVAVAGTKVGEATGRTVTWSDVTVSANGDPVTGLALCCARDRFGAKVVGEAVDLAVGEDVTVTIERR comes from the coding sequence ATGGCCGTCACGCTGTCCGCCGACGTCCTGGCGCGATACCGGCGGTTCTCGCTGTACAACTCGCCGTTCGCCGCCCACGACGAGGGGCGGGCGATCGACCTCTACCACGAACCGGACGAGCCGGCCCCCTCGCCGGTTTCCGGGGAGGTACTGGACGTCCGGCGCGTGCGGGCGCCGCCGAAGCCCTACGCCGTCGAGCACGACTACCTCGTGCTGGTCGACGCCGGCGAGTGGACGGCGCGGCTCATGCACGTCGACCCCGACGTCGAGGTGGGCGACCGCGTGGCCGTCGGCGACCCGCTCGGGCCGTCGATCAGGGCGGGCTTCTTCGCGCCCTGGGTCCCCGACCACCTGCACCTGGAGTTCCGCGACCCGGACGCTGACCCCTATCGCGCGTCCGGGTCTGTGCCGCTGGCGGTCGACGCGGACGTCGAAGCGCTCGACTGGGACGGGACGGGGACGGTCGTCGGAGCGGGCGAGACGTGGGCGCGCCTGGACGCGCCCGCCCACCCCGCGCCGGGCGAGCGGTTCGTCGGCCTGGCCAGCGGTGCGGGTCGGGGCGTGGTCGACGGCGGACTGCCGCACTACGACGGCGGCGGGCTGGTAGGCGCCCAGAGCGGGCCGGTCGCCGTCGCCGGAACCAAAGTGGGAGAAGCGACGGGTCGGACCGTGACCTGGTCGGACGTGACGGTGTCCGCGAACGGCGACCCCGTCACGGGACTGGCGCTGTGCTGCGCTCGCGACCGGTTCGGCGCCAAGGTCGTCGGGGAAGCGGTCGACCTCGCGGTCGGCGAGGACGTGACGGTGACGATCGAACGCCGGTAG
- a CDS encoding MFS transporter yields MTGDGVRGSPRRGIASATLGFFVGFAGVVLYGPVAGEFEAAMELSGLALGLLVAAPQLTGSLLRIPFGAWVEDAGAKKPFLVLLGLSILGMVGLAALLVRYYPDGLTGELYPLVFLFGALSGCGIAVFSVGSAQTSYWSPEDRQGTALALYAGLGNSSPGVFALVVPLALAALGLTGAYLAWLGFLVLGTVAYAFLAVDSPYFQFLKQGADPETARERASRHGQELFPGGDAVVALREAAAVPRTWVLVALFFTSFGGFLALTTWYPSYWTSLHGFDLRTAGTLTAVAFTLPAALLRVPGGVASDRFGGEETAVASFAVVGLSAAVLVVTRGYLPAVAATLLLAAGMGVANAAVFQLVPKYVPEAVGGASGLVGGLGAFGGFVVPPMLGAFVDAQGTSGYATGFVVYVALALASVLVAATLYRREPAPAAEGVPADD; encoded by the coding sequence ATGACCGGCGACGGCGTCAGGGGAAGTCCTCGCAGGGGTATCGCGTCGGCGACGCTGGGCTTTTTCGTCGGCTTCGCCGGCGTGGTCCTCTACGGGCCCGTCGCCGGCGAGTTCGAGGCCGCGATGGAGCTGTCGGGGCTCGCGCTGGGGCTGCTGGTCGCGGCGCCGCAGCTGACCGGCTCCCTGTTGCGGATCCCCTTCGGCGCCTGGGTGGAGGACGCGGGCGCGAAGAAGCCGTTTCTCGTCCTGCTGGGTCTCTCGATTCTGGGTATGGTCGGGCTGGCGGCGCTGCTCGTCCGGTACTACCCGGACGGGCTGACCGGAGAGCTGTATCCGCTGGTCTTCCTGTTCGGCGCGCTGAGCGGCTGCGGCATCGCCGTGTTCTCCGTGGGCAGCGCCCAGACCTCCTACTGGAGCCCGGAGGACAGACAGGGGACGGCACTGGCTCTCTACGCCGGGCTCGGCAACAGCTCACCCGGCGTCTTCGCCCTGGTGGTGCCGCTCGCGCTGGCCGCTCTGGGGCTCACGGGCGCGTACCTCGCGTGGCTGGGATTCCTCGTGCTCGGGACGGTCGCCTACGCCTTCCTGGCCGTCGATTCCCCCTACTTCCAGTTCCTGAAGCAGGGTGCCGACCCCGAGACGGCACGTGAGCGCGCCTCGCGGCACGGTCAGGAGCTGTTCCCCGGCGGCGACGCGGTCGTCGCGCTCCGCGAGGCCGCCGCCGTCCCCCGGACCTGGGTGCTCGTCGCGCTCTTTTTCACCTCCTTCGGCGGCTTCCTCGCGCTGACGACGTGGTACCCCTCCTACTGGACCTCGCTGCACGGGTTCGACCTGCGGACCGCCGGCACGCTGACCGCGGTGGCGTTCACGCTCCCGGCGGCGCTGCTCCGCGTCCCGGGCGGCGTGGCCAGCGATCGGTTCGGCGGCGAGGAGACCGCCGTGGCGAGCTTCGCCGTCGTGGGGCTGTCCGCGGCCGTACTGGTCGTCACGCGGGGCTACCTGCCGGCGGTGGCGGCGACGCTGCTGCTGGCGGCGGGCATGGGCGTCGCCAACGCGGCCGTCTTCCAGCTCGTCCCGAAGTACGTCCCCGAGGCCGTCGGCGGCGCCTCGGGGCTGGTCGGCGGACTGGGCGCCTTCGGCGGGTTCGTCGTCCCGCCGATGCTGGGCGCGTTCGTCGACGCTCAGGGGACCAGCGGGTACGCGACCGGGTTCGTCGTCTACGTGGCGCTGGCGCTCGCGTCGGTGCTGGTGGCGGCCACGCTGTACCGTCGCGAGCCCGCGCCTGCGGCCGAGGGAGTACCCGCAGACGATTAG
- a CDS encoding universal stress protein, whose amino-acid sequence MEVDLVLAPVDGSDRSERAVEYALAVADAYGADMHLLFVLEETLVEAIDAGEVEAESIASEHREIADGVRERIDGDDTALTYSTAAGFSQRRLAQSPGSVILDVAEEIDADFVVVPRESASTDPEEAIGKAALYVIEYASQPVLSV is encoded by the coding sequence ATGGAGGTCGACCTCGTACTCGCGCCCGTGGACGGCAGCGACCGGTCGGAGCGGGCGGTCGAGTACGCGCTCGCGGTCGCGGACGCCTACGGGGCGGACATGCACCTGCTGTTCGTGCTGGAGGAGACGCTGGTCGAGGCGATCGACGCCGGAGAGGTCGAGGCGGAGTCGATCGCCAGCGAACACAGGGAGATCGCCGACGGCGTCCGGGAGCGCATCGACGGCGACGACACGGCGCTGACGTACTCGACCGCCGCGGGCTTCTCACAGCGGCGGCTGGCCCAGTCGCCGGGGAGCGTGATCCTCGACGTCGCCGAGGAGATCGACGCCGACTTCGTGGTGGTCCCGCGGGAGTCGGCCAGCACGGATCCCGAGGAGGCCATCGGCAAGGCCGCGCTGTACGTCATCGAGTACGCCAGCCAGCCGGTGCTGTCAGTCTAG
- a CDS encoding universal stress protein encodes MKVLLGVGGSRLSYEALETSIERAREAGDDLTVAVFGNEEVDADDDEVEQRVREVLDENGFEATIRRLDGEPGPQLVEIAQRENYDRIVLGSGQRSTLGKIQLGSIAEFVLLNAQTPVTLVR; translated from the coding sequence ATGAAGGTGCTACTCGGCGTCGGGGGCAGTCGCCTCTCCTACGAGGCCCTCGAGACGTCGATCGAGCGCGCCCGAGAGGCCGGCGACGACCTCACGGTGGCGGTGTTCGGCAACGAGGAGGTCGACGCCGACGACGACGAGGTCGAGCAGCGAGTCCGGGAGGTCCTCGACGAGAACGGCTTCGAGGCGACGATCCGTCGCCTGGACGGCGAGCCGGGGCCACAGCTCGTCGAGATCGCCCAGCGAGAGAACTACGACCGCATCGTGCTGGGGAGCGGTCAGCGCAGCACCCTGGGCAAGATCCAGCTCGGATCGATCGCCGAGTTCGTGCTGCTGAACGCACAGACCCCGGTGACGCTCGTGCGATGA
- a CDS encoding DUF4385 family protein yields MTDPVRGDVDEVPDGPEYDLDFRDDPGRYRSTSDERGVFKIEPYKSELLPLWVISDRESAAEAADAIHERYRAYRDAEDFVGMDMARKYLQMGWTRAMRYAKYPGGQKYETGEDGERVERDPQEWYDEEKREIARIYRDHLDRVRDDPEYERLKAAHRERYGD; encoded by the coding sequence ATGACCGATCCCGTCCGCGGCGACGTCGACGAGGTCCCCGACGGCCCGGAGTACGACCTCGACTTCCGCGACGACCCCGGTCGCTACCGGTCGACGAGCGACGAGCGCGGCGTGTTCAAGATCGAGCCCTACAAGTCCGAACTGCTGCCGCTGTGGGTCATCTCCGACCGCGAGTCCGCCGCCGAGGCCGCCGACGCGATCCACGAGCGCTACCGGGCGTACCGCGATGCCGAGGACTTCGTCGGGATGGATATGGCCCGCAAGTACCTCCAGATGGGCTGGACGCGGGCGATGCGGTACGCGAAGTACCCCGGCGGGCAGAAGTACGAGACCGGCGAGGACGGCGAGCGGGTCGAGCGCGACCCGCAGGAGTGGTACGACGAGGAGAAGCGCGAGATCGCCCGGATCTACCGGGACCACCTCGACCGCGTCCGTGACGACCCCGAGTACGAGCGGCTGAAGGCCGCCCATCGGGAGCGCTACGGGGACTGA
- a CDS encoding lipoyl protein ligase domain-containing protein, with protein MRVLRGRAADPERDFERTRELAARVAEAGESALRAWRPHRQVAFGRRDARSDGYDRAREAARERGYVPLEREVGGRAVAYTGTTVAFALARPADDRSGIRDRYAEATDRLRAALSDLGVDAREGEPADSFCPGTHSLQADGKIAGLAQRVRQDVALVAGVVVVADRDEVAAVLDPVYDALGVPFDPASVGSVAAAGGPSDADATVDALIDAFAPDDYRVDRSRET; from the coding sequence ATGCGCGTCCTCCGCGGTCGGGCCGCCGACCCCGAGCGGGACTTCGAGCGGACCCGGGAGCTGGCCGCCCGGGTCGCCGAGGCCGGCGAGTCCGCGCTGCGCGCCTGGCGACCCCACCGGCAGGTCGCCTTCGGCCGCCGCGACGCCCGCAGCGACGGGTACGACCGCGCCCGCGAAGCCGCCCGCGAGCGCGGCTACGTCCCGCTCGAACGCGAGGTCGGCGGGCGGGCCGTCGCGTACACCGGGACAACCGTCGCGTTCGCGCTGGCCCGCCCCGCCGACGACCGATCCGGCATCCGGGACCGCTACGCCGAGGCGACCGACAGACTGCGAGCGGCCCTGTCCGACCTCGGCGTCGACGCCCGAGAGGGCGAACCGGCCGACTCCTTCTGCCCGGGAACGCACTCGCTGCAGGCGGACGGGAAGATCGCCGGGCTCGCCCAGCGCGTGCGCCAGGACGTGGCGCTCGTCGCCGGCGTCGTCGTGGTCGCCGACCGCGACGAGGTCGCCGCCGTCCTCGACCCGGTCTACGACGCCCTCGGCGTCCCGTTCGACCCGGCCAGCGTCGGAAGCGTCGCCGCGGCGGGCGGCCCGTCGGACGCGGACGCGACGGTCGACGCACTGATCGACGCGTTCGCCCCGGACGACTATCGCGTCGACCGCAGTCGGGAGACTTAG